In one Corallococcus sp. EGB genomic region, the following are encoded:
- a CDS encoding N-acetylmuramoyl-L-alanine amidase-like domain-containing protein → MSPWGVCALALLSQAPAKPAVPAVPASLAAPAHPSSATATPPARENGWSGLTPEQRAALIADRADAPLAERLLGMSERFLNTPYVLSPLGEGQGVDPDPTFRLDAVDCLTFVEETLALGMAHGEPEVPALLERIRYASTPTYEDRNHLMEAQWLPNNIKKGLLVDVTRKYAKEDTVTVTKTLTARTWQSKSSMALQLPRERQPVGTYTLDMIPLDKVLEHARGVASGTILVVMREDLPLKATRITHLGFLVQKKKRPYLRHASKGGYNRVVDEDLETFLARNARYDKWKVTGVSLFEARRPPATLGPPPATADSSATVGAP, encoded by the coding sequence CCAGGCCCCCGCGAAGCCGGCCGTGCCCGCGGTGCCCGCGTCCCTCGCCGCGCCCGCGCATCCGTCCTCGGCCACCGCGACGCCGCCCGCGCGCGAGAACGGCTGGAGCGGGCTCACGCCCGAGCAGCGCGCGGCCCTCATCGCGGACAGGGCCGATGCGCCGCTCGCCGAGCGGCTGCTGGGCATGAGCGAGAGGTTCCTCAACACGCCCTACGTCCTGTCGCCGCTGGGGGAGGGGCAGGGCGTGGACCCGGACCCCACCTTCCGCCTGGACGCGGTGGACTGCCTCACCTTCGTGGAGGAGACGCTGGCCCTGGGCATGGCGCACGGCGAGCCGGAGGTGCCGGCGCTGTTGGAGCGGATCCGCTACGCGAGCACGCCCACGTACGAGGACCGCAACCACCTGATGGAAGCGCAGTGGCTGCCCAACAACATCAAGAAGGGCCTCCTGGTGGACGTGACGCGCAAGTACGCGAAGGAGGACACCGTCACCGTCACCAAGACGCTCACCGCGCGCACCTGGCAGTCGAAGTCGTCCATGGCCCTGCAGCTGCCCCGCGAGCGCCAGCCCGTGGGCACCTACACGCTGGACATGATTCCGTTGGACAAGGTGCTCGAGCACGCGCGCGGCGTGGCGTCCGGCACCATCCTCGTGGTGATGCGCGAGGACCTGCCCCTGAAGGCCACGCGGATCACCCACCTGGGCTTCCTGGTGCAGAAGAAGAAGCGCCCGTACCTGCGCCACGCGTCCAAGGGCGGCTACAACCGCGTGGTGGACGAGGACCTGGAGACGTTCCTCGCCCGCAACGCGCGCTACGACAAATGGAAGGTCACGGGCGTGAGCCTCTTCGAGGCCCGGCGTCCGCCCGCAACGCTCGGCCCGCCGCCCGCGACCGCCGACAGCAGCGCGACCGTCGGCGCGCCCTGA
- a CDS encoding DUF2007 domain-containing protein produces the protein MRYCARCGSEYQDSVVDCTDCPNHPPLVSAEEMHERGLPLPHELDQRRFVRAGIADDPVTAQIFADVLDEHLIPFIVRPGRSGVVDELTTGNLLPWWELLVPDTRQADAARILEEEKLQERTYADEASRAAEEEELEDERSRQAAVDSAPPAL, from the coding sequence ATGAGGTACTGCGCACGGTGTGGCTCGGAGTATCAGGACAGTGTCGTGGACTGCACGGATTGCCCCAACCACCCACCGCTCGTGTCCGCGGAGGAGATGCACGAGCGCGGGCTGCCCCTGCCCCACGAGTTGGATCAGCGCCGCTTCGTGCGGGCGGGCATCGCGGACGACCCCGTGACGGCGCAGATCTTCGCGGACGTGCTGGACGAGCACCTCATCCCGTTCATCGTGCGCCCCGGGCGCTCGGGCGTGGTGGACGAGCTGACCACGGGCAACCTGCTGCCCTGGTGGGAGCTGTTGGTGCCGGACACCCGGCAGGCCGACGCCGCGAGGATCCTGGAGGAGGAGAAGCTCCAGGAGCGCACCTACGCGGACGAGGCCAGCCGCGCGGCGGAGGAAGAGGAGCTCGAGGACGAGCGCTCGCGCCAAGCGGCGGTGGACAGCGCGCCCCCGGCCCTCTAG
- a CDS encoding response regulator: MDGERIKVLLVEDDGDSRELLAELLEDDFEVTTASDGEAGLRAFEDTHPDVVVTDESLPGMNGTALAQQVKEREPNARVVLVSGYAQVEGADYCDAVLRKPIDVERLSRMVGELGDAARH; encoded by the coding sequence ATGGATGGCGAACGAATCAAGGTCCTGCTGGTGGAGGACGACGGGGACAGCCGCGAGCTGCTGGCGGAGCTCCTCGAGGACGACTTCGAGGTCACCACCGCGTCGGATGGCGAGGCGGGACTGAGGGCGTTCGAGGACACGCACCCCGACGTCGTGGTGACGGATGAATCCCTGCCCGGAATGAACGGCACGGCGCTGGCGCAGCAGGTGAAGGAGCGAGAGCCCAACGCCCGCGTCGTCCTGGTCTCCGGCTATGCGCAGGTGGAGGGCGCGGACTACTGCGACGCCGTGTTGCGCAAGCCCATTGACGTGGAGCGCCTCAGCCGCATGGTGGGCGAGCTGGGGGACGCGGCACGGCACTGA